From a region of the Pontixanthobacter gangjinensis genome:
- a CDS encoding tetratricopeptide repeat protein: MLSAILAVLLQVGPNPSAQPITAVPVELDEMRRRQRDQQQEGESVILPQSGKLDSCLERAEADTAAARIEAEAWLAGAVGITRSQALQCRGYAEANLGLWGDAAETFLTARGEDAAATDPKYRARLSAMAANALLTAGNTERALEVLDIAQADATNSGFTALMGEISIDRARALVALGENDQAAEALSAARSALPYSARAWLLSATLARRVGDLATAQSFIETASSLEQRSAEIGLEAGVIAVLSGQDEAARRSWQSVIDLAPQSAEAQTAGNYLRQLDNQ, encoded by the coding sequence GTGCTTTCCGCTATACTAGCCGTGCTGTTGCAAGTCGGACCTAACCCGTCTGCTCAGCCAATTACCGCTGTTCCGGTCGAACTGGACGAGATGCGCCGCCGCCAGCGAGACCAGCAGCAGGAAGGCGAGAGCGTAATTCTGCCCCAGAGTGGCAAGCTCGATAGCTGCCTGGAACGCGCGGAAGCCGACACCGCAGCCGCTCGTATCGAAGCCGAAGCCTGGCTGGCAGGTGCAGTTGGCATAACCCGCTCACAAGCGCTGCAATGCCGCGGCTATGCCGAGGCGAACCTTGGCCTGTGGGGTGATGCAGCTGAGACATTCTTGACTGCTCGCGGCGAAGATGCAGCCGCGACGGATCCTAAGTATCGCGCCCGCCTGTCAGCGATGGCTGCTAATGCCTTGCTGACCGCAGGTAATACAGAGCGGGCGCTCGAAGTGCTGGATATCGCGCAGGCCGATGCGACAAATTCCGGCTTCACTGCTCTGATGGGCGAGATCAGCATAGACCGTGCGCGGGCTTTGGTTGCGTTGGGCGAGAATGACCAAGCCGCCGAGGCGCTATCCGCAGCGCGCTCGGCTTTGCCTTACAGCGCCCGGGCATGGTTGCTCTCGGCCACACTGGCTCGGCGCGTTGGTGATCTGGCGACAGCGCAATCTTTCATTGAAACAGCCAGCTCGCTTGAACAAAGGAGTGCAGAAATCGGCTTGGAAGCTGGCGTCATTGCAGTCCTGTCCGGTCAAGACGAAGCTGCTCGCCGCAGTTGGCAATCGGTGATCGACCTTGCACCGCAGAGCGCAGAGGCGCAGACGGCAGGAAATTACCTCAGGCAGTTGGACAATCAGTAA
- a CDS encoding alpha/beta hydrolase translates to MSTVQFHNSPSGIKIAFRHLNPVGRTSTIVFLPGYMSDMDGGKATAVRDFCEGAGFGCLLLDYSGCGQSDGEFAAGSLSLWREEVLSLIAARGIDNIILAGSSMGGWLMLLIALELGNQLKAMVGIAAAPDFSDWGFTEAQKSVLRGGETIFEDNPYGPEPTPTHAKFWHDAETHRLLGSDINIDCPVRLLHGQRDAGVPWETSMELAKRLRSDDIQLTLVKDGDHRLSRDSDINLLINQVASLLD, encoded by the coding sequence ATGAGCACAGTGCAATTCCATAATTCTCCGAGCGGCATCAAGATCGCGTTTCGCCACCTCAATCCGGTCGGCCGAACCTCCACAATCGTCTTTCTGCCGGGATATATGTCCGACATGGATGGCGGCAAAGCGACTGCGGTAAGGGATTTTTGCGAAGGTGCTGGCTTCGGTTGCCTGCTGCTCGATTATTCGGGCTGCGGGCAAAGTGATGGCGAATTTGCAGCCGGGTCACTGTCTTTGTGGCGAGAGGAAGTCTTGTCGCTCATTGCGGCTCGCGGAATTGATAATATCATTTTGGCCGGGTCATCAATGGGCGGTTGGCTGATGCTGCTCATTGCGCTCGAACTGGGTAACCAGCTTAAGGCCATGGTCGGAATTGCCGCTGCTCCCGATTTTTCCGATTGGGGCTTTACCGAAGCGCAGAAGTCAGTCCTGCGCGGTGGTGAGACAATTTTCGAAGACAATCCCTACGGCCCGGAACCAACGCCGACGCACGCCAAATTCTGGCACGATGCCGAAACGCACAGATTGCTTGGATCGGATATCAACATCGATTGTCCGGTCCGGTTGCTGCATGGCCAAAGGGATGCAGGCGTGCCGTGGGAAACCAGCATGGAGCTGGCCAAGCGGCTGCGTTCGGACGATATACAGCTTACCTTGGTCAAAGACGGCGATCACCGATTGTCGCGCGACAGCGATATCAATTTACTGATCAATCAGGTCGCGAGCCTGCTCGACTAA
- a CDS encoding helix-turn-helix transcriptional regulator, which yields MRNRLKVLRAERDWSQQALADLLGVSRQSVNAIETGKYDPSLPLAFKIAEIFAMTIEEIFERD from the coding sequence ATGAGGAATCGCCTCAAGGTGTTGCGTGCGGAGCGAGATTGGAGCCAGCAGGCGCTGGCCGACCTGCTCGGCGTGTCACGGCAGAGCGTGAATGCTATCGAAACCGGCAAATACGATCCATCTTTGCCATTAGCCTTCAAAATAGCCGAGATTTTCGCTATGACTATCGAAGAGATATTCGAGCGGGACTGA
- a CDS encoding alkaline phosphatase D family protein, translating into MINEPPARPSPFSKIDRRTLFRGSLLGAGLAAMPATVGAATLRGFGYGVASGEPGADRVLLWTRYEAKQDVTLRWEVSKSADFAVITAGGNGTAAPDRDWCVKATATGLDPDSWYYFRFIAPDGEISCVGRTRTLPLGKADKFRMAVVGCSNKGFGWFNAYAHIAEVDQTDLVLHTGDYFYEYGPNTYPADAQAVSGRDITPLQETIALADYRARYASYRSDADLQRLHQLFPMIHVPDDHESANDSYAGGAENHQSETEGSWDVRKRAAIRANHEWMPVSDEPWAAYEIGDLATLFRLETRLTARSKPFDLGDIVKRGGRDPAKILAALEAFRDDEWRDPSRTLMGEVQEEWLVEGLRASRSAGKVWQVLLQQVVMSSLKTSPDIAKGITDAVPAYIRDRIMAGVLTSTAGLPFNMDAWDGYPAARERLLKAAQEADANLIVLAGDSHNGWASELDNLGEVAGVEFAGHSVTSPGAETYLGWIKPVDFAAQSVANNAQLKWADTGQRGYMAVELTPTRATSEYRFLQTVRRRTTALASSTRISSAAGSHKLDIG; encoded by the coding sequence ATGATCAACGAACCGCCAGCTCGGCCCTCACCGTTTTCTAAAATCGACCGGCGGACTTTGTTTCGCGGAAGCCTGCTCGGCGCGGGTCTCGCTGCAATGCCAGCAACGGTTGGGGCCGCGACATTGCGCGGCTTTGGCTATGGAGTTGCAAGTGGGGAGCCGGGCGCAGACCGAGTGCTACTTTGGACCCGCTACGAAGCCAAGCAAGATGTTACCTTGCGCTGGGAAGTTTCGAAATCGGCTGACTTTGCTGTGATTACCGCCGGCGGCAATGGCACTGCTGCACCAGATCGAGACTGGTGCGTAAAGGCGACCGCAACGGGGCTTGATCCGGACAGCTGGTATTATTTCCGCTTCATCGCTCCGGATGGCGAGATATCATGTGTCGGCCGCACGCGGACTTTGCCGCTCGGCAAAGCGGATAAATTCAGGATGGCAGTGGTCGGATGCTCCAATAAGGGTTTCGGTTGGTTCAACGCCTATGCCCATATTGCGGAGGTGGACCAGACCGATCTGGTTCTGCACACCGGTGATTATTTCTACGAATATGGCCCCAACACATATCCAGCCGATGCGCAGGCAGTGTCCGGGCGGGACATCACTCCGTTGCAGGAAACCATCGCGCTGGCTGATTATCGCGCGCGCTATGCCAGCTATCGCAGCGACGCCGATTTGCAGCGGTTGCATCAGCTATTCCCTATGATTCACGTGCCTGATGATCACGAAAGCGCCAATGATAGCTATGCAGGCGGTGCGGAGAACCATCAGAGTGAAACCGAAGGATCGTGGGATGTGCGCAAACGCGCCGCGATCCGGGCCAATCACGAATGGATGCCGGTTTCTGATGAGCCTTGGGCGGCTTATGAAATTGGCGATCTGGCGACATTGTTTCGACTCGAGACGCGCCTGACCGCGCGCAGCAAGCCGTTCGATCTCGGCGACATCGTAAAGCGAGGCGGCCGCGATCCAGCAAAGATTCTGGCTGCGCTGGAGGCATTTCGCGATGATGAATGGCGCGACCCATCACGCACATTGATGGGCGAGGTGCAGGAAGAATGGCTGGTCGAAGGACTTCGGGCGTCGCGTAGCGCAGGGAAAGTCTGGCAGGTGCTGCTGCAGCAAGTGGTGATGTCTAGCCTCAAAACCTCGCCTGATATCGCCAAGGGCATCACCGATGCGGTGCCCGCCTATATCCGCGACCGGATTATGGCGGGTGTACTAACCAGTACCGCAGGGCTGCCGTTCAATATGGATGCATGGGATGGATACCCCGCCGCGCGCGAAAGATTGCTCAAGGCAGCCCAAGAGGCTGATGCCAATTTGATCGTGCTGGCTGGCGATAGTCATAATGGCTGGGCGTCCGAACTGGATAATTTGGGGGAAGTGGCAGGCGTTGAATTTGCGGGGCACTCGGTCACTTCACCAGGTGCAGAAACTTATCTTGGCTGGATTAAGCCGGTAGATTTCGCTGCGCAATCTGTGGCCAATAACGCCCAGCTTAAGTGGGCAGACACTGGGCAGCGCGGCTATATGGCGGTCGAGCTTACCCCGACACGCGCCACATCTGAATATCGGTTCCTCCAAACCGTTCGCAGACGGACAACAGCACTTGCTTCGTCCACGCGCATTTCGAGCGCAGCAGGTAGTCACAAACTGGACATTGGTTGA
- the thrS gene encoding threonine--tRNA ligase, giving the protein MSDMFKISLPDGSVREMPAGSTPADVAAAIGPGLAKAAIAAKVDGELRDLGRPFDGDAELALVTGRDEEDALELARHDFAHVLAEAVQAIWPGTQITFGPSTDDGFYYDVMAPANRAPFGMEDLPLIEEKMREIIKADKPLRREAWSRQALIDKWQADGESFKAEWAAELPEGEELTVYWSGNDWMDMCRGPHLPSTGKLDPAAFKLMRVAGAYWRGDQANAQLTRIYGTGWLNKKQLNQHLMRLEEAGKRDHRKLGREMDLFHLREEAHGSVFWHPKGYKIWRELEAYMRRAMDRVDYQEVKTPQVMDARQWEKSGHWGKYRENMFVIPDEVPNTEDEGPVISGDADWMALKPMNCPAHVMVFKQGITSYRDLPIRLGEMGCCHRNEPHGALHGLMRVRQFTQDDGHIFCTEDQVVEEVRRFCELATLVYKDMGFEKFAIKLATRPEQRFGSDADWDKAEDELRNAVIEAGMATEEFGWEELPGEGAFYAPKLEWHLTDAIGRTWQVGTIQSDRVLPERLDATFVGEDGGRHRPVMLHRAIFGSYERFIGILIEHYAGKMPLWLSPVQAVVAPIVSDIDGYAAEVLEKLQSAGLRSEADLRNEKINYKVREHSLKKVPHILVVGKREAEEGTVAIRTLGSQEQRVMPLDEALAMLKAEATAPDLRPAN; this is encoded by the coding sequence ATGAGTGACATGTTCAAAATTAGCCTTCCCGACGGTTCTGTGCGCGAAATGCCGGCTGGCTCGACGCCTGCGGATGTTGCCGCGGCGATCGGTCCGGGCCTTGCGAAGGCTGCAATCGCGGCGAAAGTCGATGGTGAATTGCGTGATCTGGGCCGCCCGTTCGATGGTGATGCGGAATTGGCATTGGTCACTGGCCGCGACGAGGAAGACGCGCTTGAACTGGCGCGTCACGATTTCGCCCACGTTCTGGCAGAAGCCGTTCAAGCCATTTGGCCCGGCACACAAATTACATTTGGCCCATCGACAGATGACGGCTTCTATTATGATGTAATGGCGCCTGCCAATCGCGCACCGTTTGGCATGGAAGATCTCCCTTTGATTGAGGAGAAAATGCGCGAAATCATCAAGGCTGATAAGCCGCTCCGACGCGAGGCATGGAGCCGCCAGGCACTGATCGACAAATGGCAAGCCGACGGCGAAAGCTTCAAGGCCGAGTGGGCTGCCGAACTTCCTGAAGGCGAAGAGCTGACTGTTTACTGGTCGGGTAACGACTGGATGGACATGTGCCGCGGTCCGCATCTTCCGTCGACTGGCAAACTTGATCCGGCTGCGTTCAAATTGATGCGCGTTGCCGGTGCATATTGGCGCGGCGATCAGGCCAATGCGCAGCTAACACGAATTTACGGAACGGGCTGGCTCAACAAGAAGCAGCTGAATCAGCACCTCATGCGGCTGGAGGAGGCAGGCAAACGTGATCACCGCAAGCTCGGCCGCGAGATGGACTTGTTCCATTTGCGCGAAGAAGCCCATGGCAGCGTTTTCTGGCACCCCAAGGGCTACAAAATCTGGCGTGAGCTGGAGGCTTATATGCGCCGCGCAATGGACCGGGTTGATTATCAGGAAGTCAAAACTCCGCAGGTGATGGATGCACGCCAATGGGAAAAATCCGGCCATTGGGGCAAATATCGCGAGAATATGTTCGTCATTCCCGACGAAGTGCCCAACACTGAAGATGAAGGCCCGGTTATCAGCGGCGACGCCGACTGGATGGCGCTGAAGCCGATGAATTGTCCGGCGCATGTCATGGTATTCAAACAGGGTATCACATCCTATCGCGACCTGCCGATCCGGCTCGGGGAAATGGGCTGCTGCCACCGCAACGAACCGCATGGCGCGCTCCACGGTTTGATGCGCGTGCGCCAGTTCACGCAAGATGACGGGCATATTTTCTGCACCGAAGATCAGGTGGTCGAGGAAGTCCGCCGCTTCTGCGAGCTTGCGACGCTTGTCTATAAGGACATGGGTTTCGAGAAGTTCGCGATTAAACTGGCGACTCGCCCTGAACAGCGTTTCGGCAGCGATGCCGATTGGGACAAGGCCGAAGACGAACTGCGCAATGCCGTTATCGAAGCGGGAATGGCGACCGAAGAGTTTGGCTGGGAAGAACTGCCCGGTGAAGGCGCGTTCTATGCGCCCAAGCTCGAATGGCATCTGACCGATGCGATTGGCCGTACGTGGCAAGTTGGCACAATCCAGTCGGACCGTGTTTTGCCGGAACGACTCGATGCGACCTTTGTTGGCGAAGATGGCGGACGTCATCGCCCAGTCATGCTGCACCGTGCGATATTCGGATCTTACGAGCGGTTCATCGGCATTTTAATCGAGCATTATGCGGGTAAGATGCCGTTGTGGTTGTCGCCGGTTCAAGCGGTTGTCGCGCCGATTGTCTCTGACATTGATGGCTATGCTGCTGAGGTTTTGGAAAAGCTGCAATCTGCTGGCCTTCGCTCCGAAGCCGATCTTCGCAACGAGAAAATCAACTATAAGGTTCGCGAGCATTCTTTAAAGAAGGTCCCGCATATCCTGGTTGTTGGTAAGCGCGAGGCGGAAGAAGGCACTGTTGCTATCCGCACGCTCGGTTCACAGGAACAGCGCGTGATGCCGCTAGATGAAGCTTTGGCAATGCTCAAAGCTGAGGCGACTGCGCCTGATTTGCGCCCGGCTAATTAA
- a CDS encoding sulfite exporter TauE/SafE family protein: MAAAFVRGLSGFGMAILLVPALALTISPESAVVSVNILGVLVGLVGIRKIWTISEGSVKPIAVLAMAATPLGLWLLQITDPGSARLLIAMIAVGAFILVLLPKRPAAHIPNRAETGLTGIASGILTGFAGMPGPPVIPYYLRRAIDPQVARASMMVIFLFTSIAGCIAAMAMGMMTRQEPLLAGLLFPAVLLGNWLGSLAFGRIAEWVWRVLTGMILGAATAAAVWKAVV; this comes from the coding sequence GTGGCAGCGGCATTTGTGCGGGGGCTGTCAGGCTTTGGCATGGCGATCCTTTTGGTGCCTGCACTGGCTTTGACGATCTCACCCGAATCAGCGGTGGTCAGCGTCAACATTTTGGGTGTGCTGGTTGGTTTAGTCGGCATCCGTAAAATCTGGACGATCAGCGAAGGCTCGGTAAAACCGATTGCGGTGCTGGCGATGGCTGCCACGCCGCTTGGCCTGTGGTTGCTCCAGATTACCGACCCCGGTTCAGCGCGGTTGCTCATCGCTATGATTGCGGTTGGCGCGTTTATACTGGTGCTGCTGCCAAAGCGGCCTGCGGCTCATATCCCTAATCGCGCCGAGACCGGACTAACTGGGATTGCCTCAGGAATCTTAACAGGCTTCGCCGGAATGCCCGGCCCGCCGGTGATTCCCTATTATTTGCGGCGCGCGATCGACCCGCAAGTGGCGCGGGCTTCGATGATGGTCATATTTCTATTCACATCCATCGCTGGATGTATCGCGGCGATGGCGATGGGGATGATGACTAGGCAAGAACCGTTATTGGCAGGGTTGTTGTTTCCGGCAGTCTTGCTTGGCAATTGGCTCGGATCATTGGCCTTTGGCCGAATCGCGGAATGGGTCTGGCGTGTGCTGACAGGAATGATTTTGGGTGCAGCAACCGCGGCGGCAGTATGGAAAGCGGTCGTCTAG
- a CDS encoding agmatine deiminase family protein gives MTYRMPPEWAPQDWLWIGFPHDGDEWLGNLARAQEQIAGFANAVAGSGQEVRLLVRDAANEARARELVNDKVTLERRVFGDIWLRDTGPLVLTNGDNRLAKRFGFNGWGGKYEMPGDQTIGADIARDAGLPVDTADWILEGGAIDGDGTGLVATTEQCLLNPNRNPGLSREEIEARIKSDLGFARVLWLGDGLINDHTDGHVDNLARFVGPNLLAVPLQTGTDDPNEEIYADVRRRAAASGVQVADIPSPGLIERAGTIEPASYANFAITSHLVVVPTFGSPHDAEGVAAIAALFPDRETTGLPADAVLAGGGGFHCASQHMPALSS, from the coding sequence ATGACCTATCGCATGCCACCCGAATGGGCACCGCAGGATTGGTTGTGGATCGGCTTTCCGCATGATGGCGATGAATGGCTCGGCAATCTGGCGCGCGCGCAAGAGCAGATTGCTGGCTTTGCCAATGCTGTAGCGGGCAGCGGACAAGAGGTTCGACTGCTGGTGCGCGATGCCGCCAATGAAGCGCGCGCCAGAGAGCTGGTGAATGACAAAGTCACTTTGGAGCGGCGCGTATTCGGCGACATCTGGTTGCGCGATACCGGGCCGCTTGTTCTTACTAATGGTGATAACCGGCTAGCCAAACGCTTCGGGTTCAATGGTTGGGGAGGCAAGTATGAAATGCCTGGCGACCAGACAATTGGCGCGGATATAGCGCGCGATGCCGGACTGCCAGTGGACACTGCCGACTGGATATTGGAAGGCGGCGCGATTGATGGAGACGGGACCGGATTGGTCGCCACGACCGAGCAATGCCTGCTCAATCCCAACCGCAACCCCGGCCTCTCGCGCGAAGAAATCGAAGCACGGATCAAATCGGATTTAGGTTTCGCCCGGGTGTTGTGGCTTGGTGACGGGCTGATTAATGATCACACCGATGGCCATGTCGACAATCTTGCGCGATTTGTCGGACCCAATCTGCTGGCAGTCCCGCTGCAAACCGGTACAGATGATCCCAACGAAGAAATTTATGCCGATGTCCGCCGACGTGCAGCAGCGTCGGGCGTGCAAGTGGCGGACATCCCATCTCCTGGCTTGATCGAGCGCGCTGGCACCATCGAACCAGCCAGCTACGCCAATTTCGCGATCACCAGCCACTTGGTCGTGGTGCCAACATTTGGATCACCGCATGACGCCGAAGGTGTCGCAGCAATTGCTGCACTATTTCCCGATCGCGAGACCACCGGCTTACCCGCAGATGCTGTGCTGGCGGGCGGTGGCGGATTTCACTGCGCCAGCCAGCATATGCCTGCGCTGAGCAGTTAA
- a CDS encoding M28 family metallopeptidase — translation MLRKILAVSAALSLTACDGAMINGSQDRLDIPDVTAGDIDQATMVDITRELSSDEFDGRMPGTAGEEKTVALLIEKFEAAGLQPGNGDSWVQKVPLVEITGKEFKPLTITGGETDLAFDFAKDWVGVTYREDASTTLADSELVFVGYGVNAPERGWNDYEGVDMTGKTAVILVNDPDYGTEGLEGPFNGKAMTYYGRWTYKYEEAAAQGAAAALIIHDTEPASYGWNVVESSWSGPQAYAQRGENAPALTQMNGWVQKEIAREILAAAGQDMDALAKQAKEKGFKAVPLGLKAGTSFANDIRSYESQNVIGILPGTERPDEFVLHTAHWDHLGRCTPAPDGDDICNGAVDNATGTAALVALAEAHAKAGAAARSLVFLAVTAEEQGLLGADYYAANPVLPLAQTVGGINMDAFLVGGKSKDVTVVGPGKSRLDEFLEKALVDDGRVATPNPSPEAGYYYRSDHFAFAKRGVPMLYIDGGEDLVEGGTEAGKALADEYRANRYHGPKDEFNEDWDWSGVMADLQLFYRIGRMLAISESWPNWVEGDEFKATRDDSCKAAESNGSFC, via the coding sequence ATGCTCCGCAAAATTTTGGCTGTATCGGCGGCACTTTCTTTGACCGCCTGCGACGGCGCGATGATTAATGGCTCGCAAGACAGACTCGACATTCCAGATGTAACCGCAGGCGACATCGACCAAGCAACAATGGTCGATATCACCCGCGAATTGTCCTCCGACGAATTTGACGGAAGAATGCCCGGCACCGCCGGAGAAGAAAAGACTGTCGCGCTGTTGATCGAAAAATTTGAAGCCGCTGGCCTACAGCCCGGCAATGGTGACAGCTGGGTGCAAAAAGTGCCTCTGGTCGAAATCACCGGCAAGGAGTTCAAGCCGCTGACGATTACCGGCGGCGAGACTGATCTGGCTTTTGACTTTGCCAAGGATTGGGTCGGCGTGACCTATCGCGAAGATGCCTCAACCACATTGGCCGATAGCGAGCTGGTGTTTGTCGGATACGGCGTCAACGCGCCAGAACGCGGTTGGAACGATTATGAGGGCGTCGACATGACCGGGAAGACCGCGGTTATCCTGGTCAACGATCCCGATTATGGCACCGAAGGTTTAGAGGGTCCGTTCAACGGCAAAGCCATGACCTATTACGGCCGCTGGACATACAAATACGAAGAAGCGGCGGCTCAAGGTGCTGCGGCCGCGCTGATTATCCATGATACAGAACCTGCGTCCTATGGGTGGAACGTGGTCGAGAGCAGCTGGTCAGGCCCGCAAGCCTATGCCCAGCGCGGCGAGAACGCCCCCGCACTCACCCAAATGAATGGTTGGGTGCAGAAAGAAATCGCACGCGAAATTCTGGCCGCTGCTGGTCAAGATATGGATGCGCTGGCCAAGCAGGCCAAAGAGAAGGGCTTCAAAGCGGTTCCACTTGGACTGAAGGCAGGCACCAGTTTTGCCAATGATATCCGGTCTTACGAATCGCAGAATGTGATCGGCATTCTTCCGGGCACCGAACGTCCTGACGAATTCGTGCTGCATACTGCGCATTGGGATCACCTTGGCCGCTGCACACCTGCTCCTGATGGCGACGACATTTGCAACGGTGCGGTCGATAATGCGACCGGCACAGCGGCGCTGGTAGCATTGGCCGAGGCGCATGCGAAAGCCGGTGCCGCCGCGCGAAGCCTGGTGTTTTTGGCTGTGACTGCCGAAGAGCAGGGCCTGCTGGGGGCTGACTATTACGCAGCAAACCCCGTCCTGCCGCTCGCGCAAACAGTTGGCGGCATTAATATGGACGCGTTTCTGGTTGGCGGGAAATCGAAAGACGTAACCGTTGTTGGGCCGGGTAAATCGCGGCTCGACGAATTCCTCGAAAAAGCGCTGGTCGATGATGGCCGCGTTGCGACGCCTAACCCCTCTCCGGAGGCAGGCTATTATTATCGGTCAGACCATTTCGCCTTCGCCAAGCGCGGCGTGCCTATGCTGTATATCGATGGCGGGGAAGATCTGGTCGAGGGCGGCACCGAAGCGGGTAAAGCTCTCGCCGATGAATATCGCGCCAACCGCTATCACGGCCCGAAGGACGAGTTTAACGAGGATTGGGACTGGAGCGGCGTAATGGCCGATTTGCAATTATTCTACCGGATCGGGCGGATGCTTGCGATCAGTGAGAGCTGGCCGAACTGGGTCGAAGGCGACGAATTCAAAGCAACCCGCGACGACAGCTGCAAAGCTGCCGAGAGCAATGGCAGCTTTTGCTAA